Proteins co-encoded in one Pseudophryne corroboree isolate aPseCor3 chromosome 1, aPseCor3.hap2, whole genome shotgun sequence genomic window:
- the LOC134985714 gene encoding putative nuclease HARBI1, translated as MMEPFSDQIVMFMLAASMMEEESADEHQDPGQQMSALGEPVLRVSFPRPRQYRTRRELEDLSEFEVIQNYRLSTRDIYSLYALLEADLEPRARTNRAISGFQKLLGTLHFLASGTFQPTLSQTCGFSQSTLSRCITQVIRAFRKLTIQYITFPETDSECREIKLGFFNKYKFPNVLGANDCTHVQIRPPRNSEECFRNRKQFHSLNVQAVCDVNMRFLNIFVGFPGSSHDSFILSQSSLFDKFETGNMPGGWLLGDAGYPNKPWLLTPLSNPVGRAEKRYQETHIASRGVIERAFGVLKSRFRCLDTSGGALLYSPSKVCGMVNACCILHNICVANRLPVTLRRSAFRRGNRSSALPVGMDEGEDSRRTLIQNYFAVA; from the exons atgatggagcctttttctgaccagattgtgatgttcatgctggctgcaagcatgatggaggaagaaagtgctgatgaacatcaggatccaggtcagcaaatgtctgcattgggtgagccagtattgcgggtttcatttccacgtccacgccagtatcgcactaggcgtgaactggaggatctcagcgagttcgaggtgatacaaaattatcgcttatcgactcgcgacatatattcgctgtacgctctgttggaggccgacttggaacctcgggcacggacaaatcgtgcaatcagcggttttcagaaactgctggggacgttacattttttggcgtcaggcacattccagcctacactgtctcaaacatgcggtttttcacagtcgacactgtcgcgctgtataacccaggtcattagggctttccgcaaattgacgatccagtacatcacatttccagagacggacagcgaatgtcgtgagatcaaattaggctttttcaacaaatacaaatttcccaatgtgctgggcgcgaatgactgtacccacgtgcagatcagaccgccacggaattcagaggaatgttttcggaaccgaaaacagttccattccctgaacgtgcaggcggtctgtgatgtaaacatgagatttttgaacatttttgtgggatttcctggatcatctcacgactccttcatcctaagccagtcatcgctgtttgacaagtttgaaacaggaaacatgcctggtggctggctgttag gcgatgcgggttatccaaacaaaccgtggctgttgaccccattgtctaatcctgttggtagagcagaaaaacgttaccaagagacacacattgcatcgaggggagtaattgagcgtgccttcggtgtacttaaaagccggtttcgatgtttagacacttccggcggtgctcttttgtactcaccgtcgaaggtttgcggcatggtaaatgcatgttgtattttacacaacatatgtgtcgcaaaccgtttgccggtgactcttcgtcgcagtgctttccgacgcgggaaccggtcttctgctctaccggtgggtatggacgaaggagaggattcccggcggacattgatccaaaattattttgcagttgcct ag